The Hemiscyllium ocellatum isolate sHemOce1 chromosome 20, sHemOce1.pat.X.cur, whole genome shotgun sequence region TCGGCTAAAGCAATCCTACAAGAGGGCAAACCATTTTACTTGGTTCACACAAAAGTTGACAGTCTGACTGGCAATGCAGAGGGAATGGAGAGTGTGGCTTTTGATGGTGAATTAGGAAAGCTCCGGGCGGACTGTGCCAGCAACTTCGAAGAGGCGGGTGCTGCAGCACCCGAGGTCTTTCTGATTTCCGCTTTCCACACGGAGAAGTTTGATTTCCCTGCGCTGAAGCTGACTCTCGCAAACCACCTGCAAAACGTGAACAAGGCGgcgttcctgctctctctccctaatgTGACGTCCCAGATTATGGAGCAGAAGAGAAAAATGTTAGAGAAAAGAGTCTGGATGACAGCGACGCTGGCTGGAGCACTGGGAGCAGTACCTGTTCCTGGATTGTCCTTTGCCACTGGCTTGGGGTTGTTGGTTGCAGGGTTCGTGTATCTCTGGCACCACCGGGATCTACGCAATAAGTGTTTGCAGAAGTTGGCTGCCACAGCTGGTAAGCCTCTGCCATCTCTGCAAACTGCAATCGAGTCGCCAGGTAAAATATCCCGAGCACTGATCCGAACACTGCTATGCTTCACTGCTGTCGCCTGTACAGTAGCTGAGGTCAAACTGCGCATCACACCCCTGATTATTTCCGTCTTTGGAGCGGTGTCTTCATTCTGTTTCACTGCCGCGCTCCTAAAGGATTCGCTAAGCGAGCGAGTGAAAACCACACAAAGGCTGGTGACGACTGCATTTGAAACCAATTAAAGGCAAACCCAGCATGTTCATTCGCTCTTTCAAGCTGGGAATCTGCCACAGGGCAGGTGTTCTGCTCATTCTTCCACACCCTCACAGTCTTGCCTCAGTCACATGTTTCTAAGCcgccattttcagctccaatgagCAATATGAAAATACCTGAGGGGGCATGGCACCATGGGAATGGTGCGGGTATTCCCCACTACCCAAAAGGAGAGTGTTCCTGTGAAATCTTTCGTCAGCCGAAATGGCGTAAAGTGAAGAAGCTTTATCTGGGAAAAGTTACTTTTGTAAAAGCGAAAATCCTCTTTGAATTTCTTTTGGTTAGCAAAACAGATACTAAAGTAGGTCTTTCATAAAAGCAAAGAGGCGTAAAGCGACCTTTTGAAAAGCGGGGATACCAGTAATGGTCAGTAATTGCAGAGGCCCAAGCTAGTGACCCAGCAACTTgggtataggaaggatattattaagctggagagggttcagaagagatttatcaggatgttaccaTTTATGGTAGGTCTGAGTTATAAAGAAACACTGGATAGGCTAGgcctgttttcccttgagtgtagGCGATCGAGAGGTGACCTAATaatagtttataaaataatgaggggtacaaatagagttaatagtagttgtcttttccctaggatgggggattttaagattaggggacacatttttaaggtgagaggagagacatttcgaaaagacatgggggcaattgtttttacacagagggtggttcatgtgtgaaatgaacttccagaggaagtctggatgtgggcacagttacaacgcttaaaagacattcagataagtacatgagtgctaaaggtttggggggggggatatggaccaggagcaggcaggtgggaccggTTTAGTATGGGGtcttgttcagcatggactggttggactgaagggtctttttccatgctgtatgattctatggctctTGTAGTGCACCAttgtctgagccaggaggcccagttcAAATCTCCacaagtgtgtaataacatcactaaACAGGTTGATTTAGAAAACATCTAGATGTTCCAAATTAAGAATGCCCGAGGTCATTTCCTCTAGCCTTTCTCATGGGTGGTCAAAGGAAACACGTGTCTTCTTCACAAAAGGATTCACCTCTGCCGTCACTGTGTCCCAAGGTTCCAGCTCTTCCCACATTGTATAATCACAAGGAACAGGAGCAGATGGAGGTCGCTTCCATCAGCAACACAGGCTAAGCTCCATAGTCTGCCAAAACTTCAATGGGTAATGCTCACTAAACCAGACGTGGTCTTCTGAGTTGGGAGATATGAAAACTTTTGAATAGGAATAATCTGAAGATAGATCTTGAAGATTTCGAGCGATGGAGCTGTTGCCATCCAACCCCTCGAGCCTGTTTCACTGTTCAGGGTTGGTTGGAGTGCAACCTTAGCTCCATGTTTTGggccctcctctcccccacctccctcccccatagTCAAGGGGAGGTGGCAGTGTAGTCAAAATGCCACTAGACTGGTAACCCCTAGAactcaaaatgtgttgcttgaaaagcgcagcaggtcaggcagcatccaaggaacaggagattcgacgttttgggcataagcccttcttcatgaatgggcacgtcaaatctcctgttccttggatgctgcctgacctgctgcgcttttccagcaacacattttcagctctgatctccagcatctgcagtcctcactttctcttcgaaGATGGTAACCCCTAGAGCCAGGGTCATGGTCTGGGGATTCAACCACGAcagtgaatttgaattcaaatttgaattcaatatatcaTAAATTGGACCTGTATTCACttcaatttagaaggatgagagggaaatctgattgaaacgcataaaattctaatagggctggacagactagatgccaGGAGGATGTTTGCCCTggctggggagtctagaaccagaggacacagtcaCGGGATACAGAGTgaactatttaggactgagatgaggaaaggtttcttcactcaaaaggttAGTGAACGTATGGAATTCTATTCATGAGGTTATGAAGGCCAAGTCCATTTATTCAAGAAAGTTAGGTTTTTAGATATTTGATATAAACGGAAAGATATGCAGAgaaagcaggaagatggcattgaGACAgaggaccagccatgatcatagtgaagctaaactaatatcatttacaaaatgccttgcaagaactgtaacaaacactacattggacaaacaggcagaaaactagctaccaggatacatgaacatcaactagccaccaaatgacatgacccactctcactaatatccttgcatacagatgaagaaggacaccactttgactgggacaacacatccatcctaggacaagccaa contains the following coding sequences:
- the LOC132825565 gene encoding interferon-gamma-inducible GTPase 10-like — translated: MTASSTFFNMEEIERLQASYNAGGLEAVIPEIKNKLDDLDSAQLNIAVMGEGGSGKSTLITAMIDLEMSEEGRVVDTEAIKEPIGYPHPVLPNVQFWELPGMDLSNLELNDYLKMVNVEQYDIFIIVSDCRFKGSAGESAKAILQEGKPFYLVHTKVDSLTGNAEGMESVAFDGELGKLRADCASNFEEAGAAAPEVFLISAFHTEKFDFPALKLTLANHLQNVNKAAFLLSLPNVTSQIMEQKRKMLEKRVWMTATLAGALGAVPVPGLSFATGLGLLVAGFVYLWHHRDLRNKCLQKLAATAGKPLPSLQTAIESPGKISRALIRTLLCFTAVACTVAEVKLRITPLIISVFGAVSSFCFTAALLKDSLSERVKTTQRLVTTAFETN